One segment of Streptomyces sp. TG1A-8 DNA contains the following:
- a CDS encoding type II toxin-antitoxin system death-on-curing family toxin codes for MTDVRYIQVDEILTIARTVNGTEHSVRDMGLLVSAIERPRTNVFGAELYPTLHEKAAALLHSVARNHALIDGNKRTAWLAMRVFLRFNGVSAGTAPPPVPVAGPFVEDVAQDHIDVPVIAKRLSTWFPIS; via the coding sequence GTGACCGACGTGCGCTACATCCAGGTCGACGAGATCCTGACCATCGCCCGCACGGTCAACGGTACCGAGCACAGCGTGCGTGACATGGGTCTTCTGGTGTCGGCGATCGAGCGGCCCCGGACGAACGTGTTCGGAGCCGAGTTGTATCCCACGCTGCACGAGAAGGCCGCGGCACTGCTGCACTCCGTCGCCCGCAATCACGCGCTGATCGACGGCAACAAGCGCACCGCCTGGCTCGCCATGCGTGTCTTCCTGCGGTTCAACGGCGTGAGCGCCGGTACCGCCCCGCCACCCGTCCCCGTCGCCGGCCCGTTCGTCGAGGACGTCGCGCAGGACCACATTGACGTGCCGGTCATCGCCAAGCGCCTCTCGACCTGGTTCCCCATTTCCTGA
- a CDS encoding ribbon-helix-helix protein, CopG family — MAMTLRLPDDLDAKLTERARREGRSKQELAIEAIRDAQNRAELNVDDVLAELMDSDAGILDYLK; from the coding sequence GTGGCGATGACACTCCGGCTCCCCGACGACCTTGACGCGAAGCTCACCGAGCGGGCGCGTCGGGAGGGCCGCAGCAAGCAGGAACTTGCCATCGAGGCCATCCGTGACGCCCAGAACCGGGCCGAGCTGAACGTCGATGACGTCCTGGCCGAGCTGATGGACAGCGATGCGGGGATCCTGGACTACTTGAAGTGA